Proteins from a single region of Harpia harpyja isolate bHarHar1 chromosome 14, bHarHar1 primary haplotype, whole genome shotgun sequence:
- the RSAD1 gene encoding radical S-adenosyl methionine domain-containing protein 1, mitochondrial, with the protein MAARGWRPAAAAAIAAARPGGGGPGPGPGSGSGSAPASEPVPEPAAPATAALYVHWPYCRKRCSYCNFNKYVVPAVDEAAVRACLVREARTLLHLSQVQSVTSVFFGGGTPSLASPRTIAAVLEAVAGAAHLPAGAEVTLEANPGSAGTPRLAGFREAGVNRLSIGVQSLDDAELRLLGREHTAAEAQGAVEAARGLFPGRTSVDLLFGLPGQSRDAWTRGLEAALGLCDDHVSLYQLTLERGTALAAQVWGGALPVPPQDLLADMYQTARAMLAAAGFRHYEVSNFARKGALSTHNLSYWRAEQYIGVGPGAHGRFVPWGEGGRSREARVQTLEPDAWMREVQSRGHGTRRRVVLSPLEQLEEVLALGLRTDEGITHERWGQFSPHLSLEAVFGVPGEAKDLQQQGWLVLDGGGLRCSWEGLALLDSLLPDLLCQLQHRWALPAALPRPGRGAEEKPDGGQGRWRSRGEHNGLAGVVSGGE; encoded by the exons ATGGCGGCGCGGGGgtggcggccggcggcggcggcggcgatcgctgcggcgcggcccggcgggggcggcccgggaccgggaccgggatcgggatcgggatcggcCCCTGCCTCGGAACCGGTCCCGGAACCGGCCGCCCCCGCTACAGCCGCGCTCTACGTGCAC TGGCCCTACTGCCGCAAGCGCTGCTCCTACTGCAACTTCAACAAGTACGTGGTGCCGGCGGTGGACGAGGCGGCCGTGCGCGCCTGCCTGGTGCGGGAGGCACGCACCCTGCTCCACCTCAGCCAGGTGCAGAG CGTCACCTCCGTCTTCTTCGGAGGGGGCACCCCCAGCCTGGCCAGCCCCCGCACCATCGCAGCGGTGCTGGAGGCCGTCGCAGGGGCTGCCcacctccccgccggcgccgaggTCACGCTGGAGGCCAACCCTGGCTCTGCCGGCACACCGCGCCTCGCCGGCTTCAGGGAAGCCGGCGTCAACCGCCTCTCCATCGGCGTCCAG TCTCTGGACGACGCAGAGCTGCGGCTGCTGGGCCGGGAGCACACGGCGGCGGAGGCGCAGGGGGCTGTGGAGGCGGCGCGGGGGCTCTTCCCCGGCCGAACCTCCGTCGACCTCCTCTTCGGGCTGCCGGGGCAGAGCCGGGACGCCTGGACCCGGGGGCTGGAGGCGGCGCTGGGGCTCTGCGATGACCACGTCTCCCTGTACCAGCTGACGCTGGAGCGGGGCACGGCGCTGGCGGCGCAGGTctgggggggggccctgcccgTGCCCCCCCAGGACCTCCTGGCCGACATGTACCAGACAGCCCGCGCCATGCTGGCGGCTGCCGGCTTCCGGCACTACGAGGTCTCCAATTTTGCAAGGAAG GGCGCCCTCAGCACCCACAACCTCTCGTACTGGCGAGCCGAGCAGTACATCGGGGTGGGGCCGG GGGCGCATGGGCGGTTTGTGCCATGGGGTGAGGGTGGCCGCAGCCGGGAGGCCCGTGTCCAGACGCTGGAGCCTGATGCCTGGATGCGGGAGGTGCAGAGCCGGGGGCACGGCACCAGGAGGCGGGTGGTGCTGAGCCCGCTGGAGCA GCTGGAGGAGGTGCTCGCCCTGGGACTTCGCACGGACGAGGGCATCACCCACGAG CGCTGGGGGCAATTCTCCCCCCACCTCAGCCTGGAGGCCGTGTTCGGGGTGCCGGGGGAGGCGAAGGATCtacagcagcagggctggctggtcCTGGACGGCGG CGGCCTGCGGTGCAGCTGGGAGGGCCTGGCCCTGCTGGACTCCCTGCTGCCCGAcctgctctgccagctgcagcaccGCTGGGCACTGCCAGCCGCCCTGCCGCGCCCTGGCCGGGGAGCTGAGGAGAAACCCGACGGGGGACAGGGCCGGTGGCGAAGCCGCGGGGAGCACAACGGGCTCGCGGGGGTTGTGAGCGGTGGAGAATAA